agTTGGTttagtatagacttaatgaacttATGCTTGGAAAAGTTTGGACATACATACTGTCtagaaaatttttaatatttggtACAAATGGTTTTGGGTTTCAAAGAATAAATGGAtttctcttttaaaaaggaTTTCAGATTTTTGAATATAAACCTTTGGTTTTGAAACGATACATAAGGCGAACAACAGTCACTGTACTCtaaaaacaattttattttacGTATCTTATTATAGCAATTCTGTAACTCTATAGTGAGAACCAGCGAGGACAATGTTCTCACTCCCCTACAGGTTTTCCTTTTCAGAATACGAATGAAGAGGTTTCGAAgagtttatttttgtttatgtttATATGATGTATTGTATTGTTTTAGATATTATGTTTTTCCTTGCATTTATCTTTATAcattttgtaagagggataggctTTGAATTATGTAATGCTagtataacaatatatatatatatatatatatatatatatatatatatatatatacacatattttGTTAAGTGTCATATATGTTTTGTGAGTatgtatttatgttttcaaCTAAAAGTCTTTTGAAAGGTTATATGGTTTAAGTTTTAGCCAGACTCTTATCTTAGTATTAAATGTATTTAGAGTCTTCGTAAtatccgagctatcagagtgaCGCAGCTAGAAGCGTGACATTCTAATAGTGAAGGTGTTACAAATGTAGATGCTGCAAGGCTTGGCAAAAGAATCATTCTTCCCAATACTTTTACCGGTGGACCTAGGTACATGATGAATAATTGCAAAGATGCATTTGTAATTTGCATATATACAGGATATCTTAGCCATTTTATCACTATGACCTGTAACCCTGAATGGGATGAGATAAAAAGAGAAGTGACTCCTATTTGATTGATGACCTAAAAGAAGGAAAAATCTTTGACAAAATTTTGGGATGTAAGTCTGTGTTTGTGCAACACCTTATTAAAATCTTATATTGTAATGTTTTACTcatgtttcttttttattttcagatGTTTACACTAGAGTTTCAAAAAAAAGGGCTTCTACATGCACATATCCTTTTATTCATGAATAACAAGTTCAAGACACAAACACCATATGACATAgacaaatatataatagttgagattcttgatgaaaatgaaagGCCAAATCTAAATGAAACTGTTCAAAATTACATGGTACATGGTCCATGTAGTCTGTACAACAGGAATTTACCTTGCATGAAGAATGGATCTTGTTCAAAGTTTTATACCAAAGAGTTTAGGCAGCGAACACTTATTGATGAAGCCGAGTTTCCCAAAAATAGGCCTAGTGATAACGGTCGAACTGTGAAGAAAAAGGAATGTATACTAGACAATAAGTTCATTGTTCCGTATAATCTAGAATTGTTGCTCAAGTTTGAGTGGCATATAAATGTGGAATATACATGCCAAACAAGTTCTATTAAGTATCTGTTTAGGTATGTACACAAGGACAATGATTGCGTAACAGCTACCTTATACAACACTGATGATTCATCAGAAGCCACACAAGTTGTTGATGAAATTAGGAATTACTACAATTGTAGGTACATTTCGGCATGTGAGGCAGTCTGGCATTTATTTGGATATGAAATCCAAGAGAAAGAACCAGTTGTGATTAGACTTCCATTCCATTTGGAGGATGAGCAACTTGTGGTTTATAGTGAAACTTCTAATGTGAATGATATCATCGAAAGTGCAGTATCTCATAAGTCAATGTTTTTGGAGTGGATGGCGGCGAGCATGTCATATTCCTATGCTCGAAGTTTGACTTATGCTGAGTTTCCAACCAAGTTTATTTGGAAGGACGATGCTTCAAAGTGGTTTCCTCGAAATCAAGGTTTTGCAATTGGAAGGTTGACTCATGTACCTACAGGTAATAACGAGTTTATATTCAATTTTGATCTTATttatttgatgatttaaatttaaaatcttaacAGCATGTACCCCACGtctattttatttgatttatctACACTAGAAAATAAATGTTCTAATAACTTTCAACAGTTATAATCTAATACTCTGTAGATTATACAATTTTAGAATTGTGCtctattttttagaaaaataattttacgcGCATGTGTAGCTACATAATAATTGAAATCATGTAGCCTAATCCATTTAGCAACTTAGAAGTGGGATTTTAACCAAGTTTTTTTTTGCAGCAAATACGAAAGAGTATTACCAACGACTTCTCTTGAATACTCAAAGAGGATGTATGAATTTTCGAGATATAAGAACAGTAGGAGAAACAATTATGCTACTTATAGAGATGCATGCTTCGCTCTTGAACTCTTGCAAGATTACAGAAAATTTATGGATGCAATTAAGGAAGCAAGCTTGTGGGCCTTAAGATCATATGTTAGGAGGTTGTTTGTCATTCTATTAACATCCAACAATATCTCAAGACCAGAATATGTCTGGGATAGATATTGGCATGAACTCTCATATGATATTTTATATCGACAAAGAACCATGATGAACATAAGGggtgaatttttattaattacaattattaaTGTCTTTCATTATTGATCATTTTTagtttgattaaatttttacaGTATCGTATAATATGCAGAGTTAACCATGTCAGACGATGAGCTTAAGTAGTTGTGCTTAA
Above is a genomic segment from Arachis stenosperma cultivar V10309 chromosome 1, arast.V10309.gnm1.PFL2, whole genome shotgun sequence containing:
- the LOC130977011 gene encoding uncharacterized protein LOC130977011; the protein is MNNKFKTQTPYDIDKYIIVEILDENERPNLNETVQNYMVHGPCSLYNRNLPCMKNGSCSKFYTKEFRQRTLIDEAEFPKNRPSDNGRTVKKKECILDNKFIVPYNLELLLKFEWHINVEYTCQTSSIKYLFRYVHKDNDCVTATLYNTDDSSEATQVVDEIRNYYNCRYISACEAVWHLFGYEIQEKEPVVIRLPFHLEDEQLVVYSETSNVNDIIESAVSHKSMFLEWMAASMSYSYARSLTYAEFPTKFIWKDDASKWFPRNQGFAIGRLTHVPTELTMSDDELK